Proteins encoded in a region of the Mercenaria mercenaria strain notata chromosome 1, MADL_Memer_1, whole genome shotgun sequence genome:
- the LOC123524573 gene encoding uncharacterized protein LOC123524573, whose amino-acid sequence MKLQTAFFEQQQERAEAQMKMQQSFFDKQHSLKVKSENTVKLPKLDMISFNGDKLQWIEFWDSFSSAVHENDKLSSVDKFNYLKGKLCGEARSAIAGLAMSNENYDIAIQILKERFGDQQDIIDLHYKGLVNVASPRDTTESLRLFYDKIQKHLRSLVVMHEILEQQVFVSIIRSKLPSEVLMHLEIQKGSDNKWTLTKLCELLRQYIVSKEKSDKPKPVNANFIPSRRVRPQFQKSTNTFKGFRGPPTANTTAGALTAYEKKESTSPQQHQTKTCRFCCKNHWSDECPRYKTIDKRKAKIKGCCYKCLKEGHMSPDCKSKQMCVHCNKSNVHHRSLCPEKFRKAPIHESVNILEERACVSEESVETREIPINSTDGGVCNESALLSSNEIVMMQTSRTEIWDIEGLNKENVRILLDSGSQRTYITERLATSLNLKEDK is encoded by the coding sequence ATGAAATTACAAACAGCGTTCTTCGAACAACAACAAGAACGAGCAGAAGCGCAAATGAAAATGCAACAGAGCTTCTTTGACAAACAGCATAGCCTGAAAGTTAAAAGTGAGAATACAGTCAAGTTACCTAAATTAGACATGATTTCCTTTAACGGAGATAAACTCCAATGGATTGAATTCTGGGACTCATTCTCCAGTGCTGTACATGAAAACGACAAGCTGTCATCAGTTGACAAGTTCAACTATCTAAAGGGAAAGCTCTGTGGTGAAGCCCGAAGTGCTATCGCTGGATTGGCTATGTCGAATGAAAACTACGACATTGCTATCCAAATTCTCAAGGAAAGATTTGGAGATCAGCAAGACATTATAGATTTGCATTATAAGGGACTGGTGAATGTTGCGTCCCCAAGGGATACGACTGAAAGTTTGCGACTTTTCTACgacaaaatacaaaaacactTGAGAAGTTTGGTGGTTATGCATGAGATTTTGGAGCAACAAGTTTTCGTGTCAATCATTCGGAGCAAACTGCCAAGTGAAGTTCTTATGCATCTTGAAATACAGAAAGGCTCAGACAACAAGTGGACATTAACTAAGCTTTGTGAATTGCTCCGACAGTATATTGTGTCAAAAGAAAAGTCGGACAAACCCAAACCAGTCAACGCTAATTTTATACCTAGTCGAAGAGTGAGACCACAATTTCAGAAATCAACAAATACCTTTAAAGGCTTCAGGGGACCCCCAACAGCAAATACCACTGCTGGAGCTTTGACTGCATATGAAAAGAAAGAGTCTACTTCTCCCCAACAACATCAGACGAAAACCTGTAGATTCTGTTGTAAGAATCATTGGAGTGACGAATGTCCACGGTACAAGACAATCGACAAAAGAAAAGCAAAAATCAAGGGATGCTGCTACAAATGCTTAAAAGAAGGCCACATGTCTCCTGACTGTAAAAGCAAACAAATGTGTGTCCATTGCAATAAATCAAATGTACATCACAGAAGTTTGTGCCCAGAGAAATTTAGAAAGGCACCTATTCATGAAAGTGTTAATATATTAGAAGAAAGAGCATGCGTGTCTGAAGAAAGTGTAGAAACAAGAGAAATTCCCATTAATTCAACAGATGGTGGTGTTTGTAATGAAAGTGCATTATTATCATCCAATGAAATAGTGATGATGCAAACATCGCGCACTGAAATTTGGGACATAGAAGGtcttaataaagaaaatgtaagaaTTCTTTTAGATTCCGGATCGCAAAGAACGTACATTACAGAGCGACTGGCAACATCCCTGAATCTAAAAGAGGACAAATGA
- the LOC123524564 gene encoding uncharacterized protein LOC123524564, with the protein MSTKLNVRLKDGHDYTITANIVPTITGSIQRKPVRISDRDNFRSLIKNLSLADDIPTEEYTDSIELLLGNDYYLDIVLGHKIEIQPGLYLLSSKLGWILSGRTNEIDDNVSDTNLLILSYGNNITKTQVFTNVDRCVPKTPDIEDFWNIETIGLKDTTNVRSEDDQAMEDFKENLVFKDNRYHVTWPWKIDHQEVPENRPLAFGRLKSLVSRFKDKPDVLQKYDSVIQDQFKKGIF; encoded by the coding sequence ATGTCTACAAAGTTAAATGTTCGGTTGAAGGATGGACATGATTACACAATAACAGCAAATATAGTTCCAACAATTACAGGAAGCATTCAAAGGAAACCAGTACGTATATCGGATAGAGACAACTTCAGGTCGTTGATAAAGAACCTTAGTCTAGCGGACGATATACCTACTGAAGAATACACAGACTCAATTGAATTATTGTTGGGAAATGATTATTACCTGGATATAGTATTAGGACATAAAATAGAGATTCAGCCAGGACTTTATCTCTTGTCGTCAAAACTAGGTTGGATTCTTTCTGGAAGAACAAATGAGATAGATGATAATGTGAGTGATACAAACTTGTTAATATTATCATATGGCAATAACATTACAAAGACGCAAGTGTTTACGAACGTTGACAGATGTGTTCCAAAAACACCTGACATCGAGGACTTTTGGAACATAGAAACAATAGGATTAAAAGATACCACCAACGTAAGATCTGAAGATGATCAAGCGATGGAAGActtcaaagaaaaccttgtgttcAAGGATAATAGATACCATGTTACATGGCCTTGGAAAATCGACCATCAAGAAGTTCCGGAAAATCGTCCTCTTGCCTTTGGACGATTAAAGTCATTAGTATCGAGGTTCAAAGATAAACCAGATGTGTTGCAGAAGTATGATTCTGTTATACAAGATCAATTTAAAAAGGGAATCTTTTAA
- the LOC123524558 gene encoding uncharacterized protein LOC123524558, producing the protein MSKGIFEDASMNLREWASNNRELEETFSDEDRAKENVMKVLGLEWSRETDTLAIQKVHLSSAQNDKTNKPKIIENDEKENNISEYLSFSAFGAINDCLPTSVPFGINPMKYSSVTKLLRVTAYVRGFIGKMKKEKYSSQSLTSKEIQEAEDMWIKHVQHTNFSEVYESLIGKKKCNLQLQLDVFIDKNGLLRCKGRLENASLTESARNPLLLPRDDSFTVLIVEREHKRLFHSGVSQTLSQLRYRYWIPSGRATVRKILRQCLVCRRVEGGAYKMPPMAPLPRSRVTESTPFSHIGLDYLGPLYIKDNQTTEKVWVCLYTCMVTRAVHLEMVKNMSTEAFLNSFRRFIACRGKPREVIGDNALHFKLAKHTIEFVWSSILKSEDVQSYCSSEGISWRFIVEIAPWMGGFYERLVGITKRSLRKSIGRKLLSSDQLITVIKEAEAIVNCRPLVYVGEDINSNITLTPSHFTCLNPNIGIPECEISSEDPDFKVIESSADKLLAIWKSGQKLLDTFWKIWKEEYLCSLRERTQTNLKQGKPKVTFNPRVGDVVLIKDNTTRGSWRLGKVIKLSVSSDGFVRSAEVKIASKKLLKRPLSLLNPIETSKLLIPDTESITPIEKEETSIHTERKAAKHAKQRLKNCFND; encoded by the exons ATGTCCAAAGGAATTTTCGAAGATGCAAGCATGAATCTTCGTGAGTGGGCATCTAATAATAGAGAACTTGAAGAAACTTTTTCAGATGAAGACAGAGCTAAAGAAAATGTGATGAAAGTGTTAGGTCTCGAATGGAGCAGAGAAACAGATACATTGGCGATACAAAAAGTGCATTTATCAAGTGCTCAAA ATGATAAGACTAACAAACCAAAGATCATCGAAAACGATGAGAAAGAAAACAACATCAGTGAATATTTGAGTTTTTCAGCGTTTGGAGCAATTAACGACTGTTTACCAACATCTGTCCCATTTGGGATAAATCCAATGAAATATTCTTCAGTGACGAAATTGTTACGTGTCACAGCATATGTGAGAGGATTCataggtaaaatgaaaaaagaaaaatacagttCACAAAGTCTCACTTCAAAAGAAATTCAAGAAGCTGAAGATATGTGGATTAAACATGTGCAACATACGAATTTTTCTGAAGTGTATGAATCGCTCATCGGAAAGAAAAAATGCAATCTGCAATTGCAACTTGATGTGTTCATCGATAAGAATGGTCTTTTAAGATGTAAAGGCCGTTTAGAGAATGCTAGTTTAACGGAGTCTGCAAGAAATCCGTTACTACTACCACGCGATGACTCTTTCACAGTGTTAATCGTAGAAAGGGAACATAAACGTTTGTTTCATTCAGGTGTCTCTCAAACTCTAAGTCAACTTAGATATCGTTATTGGATCCCTAGTGGAAGGGCTACAGTGCGGAAAATTCTTCGTCAGTGTTTAGTGTGTCGTCGAGTTGAAGGAGGGGCGTACAAAATGCCTCCTATGGCTCCTTTACCTCGTTCAAGAGTTACCGAATCCACACCATTCAGTCATATTGGATTGGACTATCTTGGACCATTATATATAAAGGACAATCAAACCACGGAAAAAGTATGGGTGTGTCTATACACGTGCATGGTGACACGTGCAGTTCACCttgaaatggtaaaaaatatgTCAACAGAGGCattcttaaacagttttcggagATTCATAGCTTGCAGAGGAAAACCACGCGAAGTCATCGGTGATAATGCTTTACATTTCAAATTGGCTAAACATACAATTGAGTTTGTATGGAGCTCAATTTTGAAAAGTGAGGATGTGCAGAGCTATTGTTCAAGTGAGGGTATTAGTTGGAGGTTTATTGTGGAAATCGCACCCTGGATGGGTGGTTTCTATGAGAGACTAGTTGGAATAACAAAACGATCTCTACGCAAATCTATCGGAAGAAAGCTTCTAAGCAGCGATCAACTTATTACTGTAATAAAAGAAGCTGAAGCAATTGTCAACTGTCGTCCATTAGTGTATGTTGGCGAAGATATAAATTCTAATATCACACTGACACCTTCTCACTTCACGTGTTTGAACCCAAATATTGGGATTCCCGAGTGTGAAATATCTTCCGAGGACCCCGATTTTAAAGTAATAGAGAGCTCAGCTGATAAGTTGTTAGCAATATGGAAAAGCGGACAAAAACTTTTGGATACCTTCTGGAAAATTTGGAAAGAAGAATATTTGTGTAGTCTAAGGGAAAGAACACAAACAAATCTGAAGCAGGGAAAGCCTAAAGTAACGTTCAATCCAAGAGTAGGTGATGTAGTACTAATCAAAGATAACACAACTAGAGGTAGTTGGAGACTAGGAAAAGTCATCAAACTATCAGTAAGCTCTGATGGATTTGTTCGTTCGGCAGAAGTAAAAATTGCATCAAAAAAGTTGCTAAAAAGACCTTTAAGTTTATTAAACCCGATTGAAACTTCAAAACTCCTTATCCCAGACACTGAGTCTATAACACCAATAGAAAAAGAAGAAACTAGTATACACACTGAGAGAAAAGCTGCAAAACACGCGAAACAACGTTTAAAAAACTGCTTCAATGATTAA